A single window of Candidatus Auribacterota bacterium DNA harbors:
- a CDS encoding EamA family transporter, producing MLKPLLLILVAELWGVAGQILFKKSVNSLDPPRLRCAASYLNFVRCIFKTPKIWLGFCCIAVGMVVWLMALAQTELSLAFPIKSAQYILILIAARLFLHERIDAMKLAGTLFVIAGIVLITVS from the coding sequence ATGCTGAAACCACTGCTGTTGATTCTCGTTGCGGAGTTATGGGGCGTCGCCGGCCAGATTCTTTTCAAAAAGAGCGTGAACTCGCTCGATCCGCCGAGGCTGCGGTGCGCGGCCTCGTATTTGAATTTCGTGCGGTGTATTTTCAAGACTCCCAAGATCTGGCTCGGGTTTTGTTGTATTGCGGTGGGCATGGTGGTATGGCTCATGGCCCTCGCCCAGACGGAGCTCAGCCTCGCCTTCCCTATCAAAAGCGCGCAGTACATCCTGATACTCATTGCCGCGAGGCTATTCCTGCATGAGAGGATAGACGCGATGAAACTCGCCGGCACGCTCTTTGTGATCGCGGGGATAGTCCTAATCACGGTGAGCTGA
- a CDS encoding FAD binding domain-containing protein, producing the protein MATRIKMIHYPRSARELTALLDKGKGRIAPVGGGVSFSFSSPPKIVELASLRSLGLDRIVRGQNGLRLGAMVTIAQLAASPDAARFRNGLLATAASRVAATTNRNLITVGGNAIRLFIWSDLPSVYCAMGAVFKVRGTKGMRKISCDEFYAAQPLTVLKHTEFLEEIIIPAADHRSGGAFEKFSETSNTFAFVSAAACVTLGSSGRCASARLVIGGLRLLPRVSGEAARILEGHIASPELIQKAAAATVGAVKVVRDIRVSDEYKKELASTVARRVLENAFRLAGGKK; encoded by the coding sequence ATGGCGACCAGAATCAAGATGATCCACTACCCGCGGAGCGCAAGGGAACTCACCGCCCTCCTTGACAAGGGCAAGGGCCGCATCGCCCCGGTAGGTGGGGGCGTGTCGTTTTCTTTTTCTTCCCCGCCGAAGATTGTTGAGCTCGCAAGCCTCAGGTCTCTCGGGCTGGACAGGATTGTCCGTGGCCAAAATGGCCTCCGGCTGGGCGCCATGGTGACCATCGCACAGCTGGCGGCCTCGCCGGATGCGGCACGCTTCAGGAATGGCCTGCTCGCTACTGCCGCTTCACGGGTGGCCGCGACTACCAACAGGAATCTTATCACCGTGGGCGGGAATGCCATCCGCCTTTTCATCTGGTCCGATCTCCCCTCCGTCTATTGCGCCATGGGAGCGGTGTTCAAGGTGAGAGGCACGAAAGGCATGAGGAAAATCTCCTGCGATGAGTTCTACGCAGCCCAGCCGCTCACTGTCCTGAAGCACACGGAGTTCCTTGAGGAGATAATCATTCCCGCCGCCGATCATCGTTCAGGGGGCGCATTTGAGAAGTTTTCGGAGACGTCAAACACGTTCGCGTTTGTCTCAGCGGCGGCGTGCGTGACGCTCGGCAGCTCGGGGAGGTGCGCTTCGGCGAGGCTTGTCATCGGAGGGCTCCGGTTATTGCCGAGGGTATCCGGAGAGGCAGCGCGCATCCTTGAGGGACACATTGCCTCACCAGAACTTATACAGAAGGCAGCCGCGGCGACAGTGGGGGCGGTGAAAGTGGTCAGGGATATCAGGGTCAGCGACGAGTATAAGAAGGAGCTCGCATCGACCGTCGCCCGCAGGGTTCTTGAGAACGCATTTCGTCTGGCAGGTGGTAAGAAATGA
- a CDS encoding flavin reductase family protein: MKKSLGAITLVYPTPVFVVGTYDRGGKPNAMAVAWGGICCSKPPCVAISLRKATYSYGNIIEQEAFTISIPSEDYVKEADYFGIASGRDEDKFARTGLTPVKSDLVNAPYVKEFPLVLECRVLHTIEIGLHTQFIGEIMDVKVDDNCMGGDGLPDIARVRPFIFLPEHHRYRGIGEEIGRAFFIGRDIQKK, encoded by the coding sequence ATGAAAAAGTCTCTTGGCGCGATAACGCTGGTGTATCCCACTCCGGTATTTGTCGTCGGCACGTATGATAGAGGGGGGAAGCCGAATGCGATGGCGGTCGCGTGGGGAGGAATCTGCTGTTCGAAGCCGCCCTGCGTGGCGATATCCCTCAGGAAGGCGACCTATTCCTATGGAAACATTATCGAACAGGAGGCCTTCACCATCAGTATCCCCTCCGAGGATTATGTGAAGGAAGCGGATTACTTCGGGATCGCATCCGGGAGAGACGAAGATAAATTCGCTCGTACAGGGCTCACGCCGGTGAAAAGCGACCTGGTAAACGCTCCCTATGTGAAAGAATTTCCACTCGTTTTGGAGTGCAGGGTGCTCCACACCATTGAGATCGGTTTGCACACGCAGTTCATCGGGGAAATAATGGATGTGAAGGTGGATGACAATTGCATGGGCGGCGATGGTCTTCCCGACATTGCACGAGTGCGGCCGTTTATTTTTTTGCCGGAGCACCATCGCTATCGCGGGATCGGAGAGGAGATCGGGAGAGCGTTTTTTATCGGACGAGACATCCAAAAAAAATAA
- a CDS encoding HAD family hydrolase: protein MKSVPIEVVIFDFDGTLVHLAIDFGRMRDEMIAIVRSHGVDDPALFSLRVWELVNEAAICLEKRGGAASQMRAEAYEAIESIEQEAARRAKLISGVPLMLADLRSRAVAVAIVTRNSGAAARIAFDGIDDACDVFLPREAVAHVKPHPAHLERCFEILGSEPPRGLMVGDHPLDIQTGRQFGMRTAGVLTGSGTERDLRAAGADYIFDDVTGVLTLFNK from the coding sequence ATGAAGAGTGTCCCCATTGAAGTGGTGATATTTGATTTCGACGGCACACTCGTCCACCTGGCGATCGATTTTGGCAGGATGCGGGATGAGATGATCGCCATCGTGCGCTCACACGGCGTGGACGATCCAGCCCTCTTCAGTCTCCGCGTCTGGGAGCTGGTGAATGAGGCCGCCATTTGTCTGGAGAAGCGCGGGGGAGCGGCGTCACAGATGCGTGCGGAGGCGTATGAGGCTATCGAGTCAATTGAACAAGAGGCGGCGCGGCGCGCGAAGCTCATCAGCGGTGTCCCTTTAATGCTCGCGGATTTACGTTCCCGCGCAGTCGCCGTGGCAATAGTGACGCGCAACTCAGGGGCCGCCGCGCGGATAGCCTTCGACGGGATAGACGATGCCTGTGATGTCTTTCTGCCGCGTGAAGCGGTGGCGCATGTGAAGCCCCATCCCGCGCATCTCGAGAGGTGCTTTGAGATCCTCGGATCAGAACCTCCCCGGGGGCTCATGGTGGGAGATCATCCCCTCGACATTCAGACAGGCAGGCAGTTCGGCATGAGGACGGCGGGCGTCCTGACGGGGAGCGGCACGGAGCGCGACCTCAGGGCGGCGGGGGCGGACTATATCTTCGACGACGTCACGGGAGTTCTTACGCTATTTAATAAGTGA
- a CDS encoding EamA family transporter has product MRKNRLTFVVFVMLIMTDIGESIAELLLKKGLLHTGILSVSLDNLLEFVARNASSCLIWCGVAVYVVNFLIWIAALSRVDLSIALPVASTSYLFVPILSVIFLNEHVSLVRWAGVALIIAGIHFLSRSARS; this is encoded by the coding sequence ATGAGGAAAAACAGACTCACCTTCGTTGTCTTTGTCATGCTCATCATGACCGACATCGGGGAGAGCATCGCGGAGCTGTTGCTGAAGAAGGGGCTCCTGCACACCGGCATCCTTTCGGTGAGCCTCGACAACCTCCTGGAATTCGTCGCGCGCAATGCCTCCTCGTGCTTGATCTGGTGCGGGGTCGCGGTGTACGTGGTGAACTTTCTCATCTGGATTGCCGCGCTCTCGCGAGTCGATTTGAGCATCGCGTTGCCGGTGGCGAGCACCAGTTACCTCTTTGTCCCAATCCTTTCGGTGATATTCCTCAATGAGCACGTGAGTCTCGTCAGGTGGGCCGGGGTGGCGCTGATCATTGCGGGGATCCACTTCCTCTCCCGGAGCGCGAGGAGTTAA
- a CDS encoding glycosyltransferase family 39 protein encodes MGILLRLYGLGYRSLWFDEARLANGIIHHSLGTILTYPYQAKPPFMFAVAARWLVVVLGHSEIVLRLLPVLMGIGTILLIYCPIRKIFGPDLALYASALVAFSPSLIYYSKEFKQYSGEAFFTVALFLAGLTVLRHRERPGAYFLYTILGTLVIGFSYSAVFTLLGVNIALLTSIFLCGGMFPLRRLGAANVCVITAWLLMFTLYASKNATPVLAEYWAKDFADTQSLGGFAQWNWEKLKDMSQFFVPVKAGGIFLATSLVFGLAVWKPQEYCYLNVCFLATLFLILAASAMKAYPAGNRLMLFIGPLLYLVMAKGVATATRLIKKSKRRALVYFVAALVPILMLSYAVENNILRPQEREEMRPVVRYLQKNMRQGDRVYVYYGAAPAFTYYYSGTDTNVTTCPPPRNDPEIYIDDLDIFLRDQSADRFWIVFSHCRGKVNERSLILKNVKKKYTLVDKYARKGAYLYYFKIGGGNENSLKRK; translated from the coding sequence ATGGGAATATTGCTCAGGCTTTATGGTCTGGGGTACAGGTCGCTCTGGTTTGACGAAGCACGCCTTGCCAATGGCATTATTCACCACAGCCTGGGAACAATCCTCACCTACCCCTATCAGGCCAAACCTCCCTTTATGTTCGCTGTAGCCGCCCGGTGGCTTGTTGTCGTCTTAGGCCATTCCGAAATCGTACTGCGCCTTCTTCCCGTACTCATGGGGATTGGCACGATACTTCTCATCTATTGCCCGATCAGAAAAATCTTCGGTCCCGATCTTGCTCTCTATGCTTCTGCCCTCGTTGCCTTTTCCCCTTCTCTGATATACTACAGCAAGGAGTTCAAGCAGTACTCCGGCGAGGCATTTTTCACCGTGGCACTTTTCCTCGCAGGCCTCACAGTTCTGAGGCACAGAGAACGCCCCGGCGCATACTTTTTATATACCATCCTCGGCACCCTCGTCATTGGTTTCTCATACAGCGCCGTCTTCACCCTCTTAGGAGTAAATATCGCCCTCCTCACAAGCATATTTCTGTGCGGAGGAATGTTTCCCCTCAGGCGGCTAGGCGCTGCAAACGTATGTGTCATTACCGCCTGGCTTTTAATGTTCACGCTGTACGCATCCAAAAACGCCACCCCAGTACTCGCCGAGTATTGGGCCAAGGACTTCGCGGATACACAGTCGCTTGGTGGTTTTGCGCAGTGGAACTGGGAAAAACTTAAAGACATGAGCCAGTTCTTCGTCCCCGTCAAAGCAGGCGGGATATTTTTAGCCACGTCACTCGTCTTCGGTTTAGCGGTGTGGAAGCCACAAGAATATTGCTACCTCAACGTGTGTTTCCTGGCGACGCTCTTCTTGATCCTTGCGGCATCGGCGATGAAAGCATATCCCGCCGGGAACAGACTCATGCTATTTATCGGCCCCCTCCTCTATCTCGTCATGGCAAAAGGTGTGGCGACCGCAACACGACTCATCAAAAAATCCAAACGACGCGCCCTCGTGTACTTCGTCGCCGCTCTCGTCCCCATCCTTATGTTGTCTTATGCGGTTGAAAATAACATACTGCGCCCCCAGGAACGTGAAGAAATGAGGCCAGTGGTGAGGTATCTTCAAAAAAATATGCGCCAGGGCGACAGGGTCTACGTCTACTATGGCGCCGCACCGGCATTCACATATTACTATTCCGGCACTGACACAAACGTGACTACCTGTCCGCCGCCCCGCAATGATCCAGAAATATACATTGATGACCTGGATATATTTCTCAGAGACCAGAGTGCTGACCGCTTCTGGATTGTTTTTTCGCACTGCAGGGGAAAGGTGAATGAGCGCTCACTCATTCTCAAGAACGTAAAAAAGAAATACACGCTGGTTGATAAGTATGCGAGGAAGGGGGCATACCTTTACTATTTTAAAATCGGGGGCGGAAATGAGAACAGTCTTAAAAGGAAATAG